The proteins below are encoded in one region of Methanofollis aquaemaris:
- a CDS encoding CheR family methyltransferase, whose product MDDFIALNRTIERVVGIKTSNYKEDYIRRRLLSRMRISGKESFADYHKYLLSEEGEKDLLRNALTINVTEFLRDPEVFSLVHQQVLPEILKKKKRIRIWCAGCATGEEAYTYAMLARDLSFTQEIDCTIYATDIDKKVLEKAREGVYDPRALKNLNERQIQRHFIHTDEGKYEAKPELKKLIHFSHHDLMTNVPAARFLDLVSCRNVTIYFNEKQKTDLVRMIHESLGMGGYYVMGKTEYLGRDVEDLFAPFDPIQKIFVKK is encoded by the coding sequence ATGGACGACTTTATAGCACTCAACCGGACGATCGAGCGTGTTGTGGGGATCAAGACCTCCAACTACAAGGAAGACTACATCCGCCGCCGCCTCCTCTCCAGGATGCGGATCTCAGGGAAAGAATCGTTTGCCGACTACCACAAGTATCTTCTTTCTGAGGAAGGCGAGAAAGATCTCCTCAGGAACGCGCTCACCATCAATGTAACCGAATTCCTGCGCGATCCCGAGGTATTTTCGCTTGTGCACCAGCAAGTGCTCCCCGAGATCCTCAAAAAGAAGAAGCGGATCCGGATCTGGTGTGCAGGGTGCGCCACCGGGGAGGAGGCGTACACCTACGCCATGCTTGCCAGGGATCTCTCGTTCACCCAGGAGATCGACTGCACCATCTATGCGACCGATATCGACAAAAAAGTCCTTGAGAAAGCGCGTGAAGGGGTGTATGATCCCAGGGCCCTCAAGAACCTCAATGAGAGGCAGATCCAGAGGCACTTTATCCACACCGATGAGGGGAAGTATGAGGCAAAACCGGAACTGAAAAAACTGATCCACTTCTCCCATCACGATCTGATGACCAATGTCCCGGCAGCCCGTTTTCTGGACCTTGTCTCATGCAGGAACGTGACCATCTATTTCAACGAGAAACAGAAGACCGACCTTGTGCGGATGATACACGAGTCTCTCGGGATGGGAGGCTACTATGTGATGGGCAAGACCGAGTACCTCGGACGGGATGTCGAGGATCTCTTCGCCCCCTTCGATCCGATTCAGAAGATATTTGTCAAGAAATAG
- a CDS encoding methyl-accepting chemotaxis protein, with translation MMISEKPGRQALFAAPAALNGSGEEKEALMERVSELATALCRALEGDFSVQVDAEETPEDLRSLTDAVAGVISRMQEVPEHGVTDLTDTLRQALAGESPAPVGTEMLPDNLKELADMVNCTLTRMQEDREAIAGLNKETARMQEGQATVAELREEIARMQEEQATVADLNEEIVRTQEEQAAVAELKEEAARSNASVRKLADALRHTLSGDASLRLDSSSYPGEFRALADAIQEIFSQMQEKQKADLWLKTVFLENPMPMALINRDLRVLALNDAYCELMEESRERLTSGSKSRVGIKHLAGDRNNHVFSRGKKTRSTLELAFGRRRKVVEQYGIPLTDKADRTDQALFIFYDITAVREKEAQLKEEMTEIKDLQVRTQTIVDQNPMPILLLSPDLTIVSANEAYASMSGIPFENLKGTSVRSFKILEQKGEGLKQALQYRRRCRGEVTVELPSGTHVLEQYGIPLISTGGEITNIIIVYNDVTEQREKESEIRSLMAEADERARRFEMSAATLGRVMEAAAGGDLSTGVAIDEDDLLAAVKEDYNRSLGNFRAIIEDVNRAAHVLEETAGETSRGAADISKATEQVALATQKSSESSRDLLENIENVNRSISDFSASIEEIASTTQEIMKKAQASAEEGRAGAEIGKVAYQKMEAVGTVSEATVRDIGHLNSQMHEITKIIKLINEISSQTNLLALNAAIEAARAGEHGRGFAVVAGEIRNLAGDSREASQQIEELIASIQKESEQTAESMRASHEEIQEGIDSVNRAITVLTRISVDIDDAASAITEITQATENQAGETGKIMEMMEQAASKTKENLKQVEDMAALAEEVSASTQEVGSAAQELTELSTELKGKMDTFKTS, from the coding sequence ATGATGATTTCTGAAAAACCTGGGAGACAGGCACTTTTTGCCGCGCCGGCGGCATTGAACGGGAGCGGAGAGGAAAAAGAGGCCCTGATGGAGAGGGTCAGCGAACTTGCAACGGCACTGTGTCGGGCACTGGAAGGAGATTTCTCGGTGCAGGTCGATGCAGAGGAGACCCCCGAAGATCTCAGGAGTCTTACAGATGCAGTCGCAGGCGTCATCTCCAGGATGCAGGAGGTACCCGAGCATGGGGTCACCGATCTCACCGACACCCTCCGGCAGGCCCTGGCCGGCGAGTCCCCCGCACCGGTCGGGACAGAGATGCTCCCGGACAATCTGAAAGAACTTGCCGATATGGTCAACTGCACCCTCACCAGGATGCAGGAGGACCGGGAGGCCATCGCAGGGCTGAATAAAGAAACAGCCCGGATGCAGGAGGGACAGGCGACCGTTGCAGAGTTGAGAGAAGAGATCGCCAGGATGCAGGAAGAACAGGCAACGGTTGCGGATTTGAATGAGGAAATTGTCAGAACACAGGAGGAACAGGCAGCGGTTGCTGAACTGAAAGAGGAAGCAGCCAGGTCGAACGCATCGGTCCGGAAACTGGCCGACGCACTCAGGCACACCCTCAGCGGGGACGCGTCCCTCCGTCTGGACAGTTCCTCCTACCCGGGCGAATTCAGGGCTCTTGCCGACGCGATCCAGGAGATTTTCTCTCAAATGCAGGAGAAGCAGAAGGCCGACCTCTGGCTGAAGACGGTCTTCCTGGAGAACCCGATGCCGATGGCACTCATCAACCGCGACCTGCGGGTGCTCGCCCTCAACGACGCTTACTGTGAGTTGATGGAGGAGTCCAGGGAACGCCTCACCTCAGGCTCGAAGAGCCGCGTCGGGATCAAGCATCTTGCCGGGGACAGAAACAACCATGTCTTCTCACGGGGCAAAAAGACCAGGTCGACACTTGAACTCGCCTTCGGGAGGAGAAGAAAGGTCGTCGAGCAGTACGGGATCCCCCTCACCGATAAAGCGGACCGGACCGACCAGGCCCTCTTCATCTTCTATGACATCACTGCTGTCAGGGAAAAGGAGGCGCAACTCAAGGAGGAGATGACCGAGATCAAAGACCTCCAGGTCCGTACCCAGACGATCGTCGACCAGAACCCGATGCCAATCCTCCTCCTCTCCCCCGACCTCACCATCGTCTCTGCCAACGAGGCCTATGCCTCGATGTCGGGGATCCCATTCGAAAACCTGAAGGGGACGAGCGTACGCTCCTTCAAGATTCTTGAACAGAAAGGCGAAGGACTCAAGCAGGCCCTCCAGTACAGACGTCGCTGCCGCGGCGAGGTCACGGTGGAACTCCCGAGCGGCACCCACGTCCTCGAACAGTACGGCATCCCCCTCATCTCGACCGGAGGAGAGATCACAAACATCATCATCGTCTACAATGACGTCACCGAGCAGCGCGAGAAAGAGAGCGAGATAAGATCTCTCATGGCCGAGGCCGACGAGCGAGCACGGAGGTTCGAGATGAGTGCCGCCACACTTGGCAGAGTCATGGAAGCCGCCGCCGGTGGTGACCTCTCCACCGGTGTCGCCATCGACGAGGACGACCTCCTGGCAGCGGTGAAGGAGGACTACAACCGTTCGCTTGGGAACTTCAGAGCGATCATCGAGGACGTGAACCGGGCCGCGCATGTCCTGGAGGAGACGGCCGGAGAGACCAGCAGGGGTGCGGCCGATATCAGCAAGGCCACCGAACAGGTGGCGCTCGCGACCCAGAAGTCCTCTGAGTCATCCCGCGACCTCCTCGAAAACATTGAGAACGTGAACCGGAGCATCTCCGACTTCTCGGCATCCATCGAAGAGATCGCAAGCACCACCCAGGAAATCATGAAGAAGGCCCAGGCTTCGGCCGAGGAAGGACGGGCCGGTGCGGAGATCGGAAAAGTTGCATACCAGAAGATGGAGGCCGTCGGGACGGTCTCAGAGGCGACGGTCCGGGACATCGGGCACCTCAATTCTCAGATGCACGAGATCACGAAGATCATAAAGTTGATCAACGAGATTTCCAGCCAGACCAACCTGCTCGCGCTCAATGCCGCCATCGAGGCGGCGCGGGCGGGCGAGCACGGCAGAGGCTTTGCGGTCGTCGCCGGGGAGATCAGAAACCTGGCCGGCGATTCGAGAGAGGCGAGCCAGCAGATCGAGGAACTGATCGCCTCCATCCAGAAAGAGAGCGAGCAGACTGCCGAATCGATGCGTGCATCCCATGAGGAGATCCAGGAGGGGATCGACAGCGTCAACCGCGCCATCACCGTCCTCACCAGGATCAGTGTCGATATCGATGACGCCGCGAGTGCAATCACCGAGATCACGCAGGCGACCGAGAATCAGGCCGGGGAGACCGGCAAGATCATGGAGATGATGGAGCAGGCCGCAAGCAAGACCAAAGAGAACCTCAAACAGGTGGAAGACATGGCCGCACTCGCCGAGGAGGTCAGCGCCTCGACGCAGGAAGTCGGAAGTGCCGCCCAGGAACTCACCGAACTTTCAACAGAACTGAAAGGGAAGATGGACACGTTCAAGACCAGTTAG
- a CDS encoding chemotaxis protein CheC produces MKLTEIQADALGELGNIGAAHAATTLSQMLMSNIEMDVPAVDIIDIAQFYKCVGDEKVALVVFRIKGEVEGEGFVVVTMPLASAIRMTNTMLGMDDMDREINEMDQSAIIEIGNIMVSAFLDATAGLLGIVMLPSPPALCIDMAHAGMEALIAEVAMETNDVVIFRTNLTSGEHAIDGTILMFLTPEMLGNLLSLLEALTSQGM; encoded by the coding sequence ATGAAATTAACAGAGATACAGGCAGATGCACTCGGGGAACTCGGGAACATCGGGGCGGCCCATGCAGCGACGACCCTCTCCCAGATGCTGATGAGCAACATCGAGATGGACGTACCGGCAGTCGACATCATCGACATCGCTCAATTTTATAAGTGTGTGGGAGACGAAAAAGTCGCACTCGTGGTCTTCAGGATTAAAGGCGAGGTCGAAGGCGAGGGTTTTGTCGTGGTGACGATGCCGCTTGCCTCGGCGATCAGGATGACCAACACCATGCTCGGCATGGACGATATGGACCGGGAGATCAACGAGATGGACCAGAGTGCCATCATCGAGATCGGCAACATCATGGTCTCGGCATTTCTCGACGCCACGGCCGGCCTCCTTGGTATCGTCATGCTCCCCTCCCCGCCGGCCCTCTGCATCGATATGGCCCATGCGGGTATGGAGGCGCTCATCGCGGAGGTCGCCATGGAGACCAACGACGTGGTCATTTTCAGGACAAACCTGACCTCAGGCGAGCACGCGATCGACGGGACGATCCTGATGTTCCTCACGCCCGAGATGCTTGGCAACTTGCTCAGTCTCCTTGAGGCGCTTACATCACAGGGGATGTGA
- a CDS encoding chemotaxis protein CheD, which produces MAEFRPIDVNARFIGIGEYYVGGDAMTTIGLGSCIALILHDERHGVGAMAHVMLPESKGQTDRPGKYADTALVTLLEGLGAFGSRNGSIRAKMVGGANMFGFNDNNLNIGERNIEAVHNALKEKRIFLDAEDVGGKVGRSVIYNPKAGGEIVVRRADGVCAEL; this is translated from the coding sequence ATGGCCGAGTTTCGACCCATCGATGTCAACGCCCGATTTATAGGGATCGGCGAGTACTATGTGGGCGGGGATGCCATGACCACCATAGGGCTCGGTTCCTGCATTGCCCTGATCCTCCATGACGAGCGGCATGGGGTCGGAGCCATGGCTCATGTCATGCTCCCCGAGAGCAAGGGCCAGACCGATCGGCCTGGAAAGTATGCAGACACTGCTCTGGTGACGCTGCTTGAGGGGCTTGGAGCCTTTGGGTCGAGGAACGGTTCGATCCGCGCGAAGATGGTGGGCGGCGCCAACATGTTCGGGTTCAATGACAACAATCTCAATATCGGCGAACGGAACATCGAGGCGGTGCACAACGCTCTGAAAGAGAAGCGCATCTTCCTTGATGCAGAGGATGTCGGCGGGAAGGTCGGGAGGTCGGTGATATACAACCCGAAGGCGGGCGGAGAGATTGTGGTCAGGAGAGCGGATGGGGTATGCGCCGAGCTCTGA
- a CDS encoding ParA family protein produces MAFAHHKGGTGKTTSCLNIAGFLQKAGKRVLVVDSDPQANATSGLGISPGSYQKSIYDLFMSRVEGYPEVKLQETVVKTDSGIDLLPSSLDLVGAEPYLYSVEDRATILRDALAGGAADYDLVLIDTPPSMGQLVINGMVAADHVIVNLDSGFFALGGVATMKAIFGDIEEHVGVSIRPEMALIMSRGGSQERPGGFFSRMRRRFTQNHENEDRKDPVEAEASRTFLRVEKIPFSPEIPEAQEHGLPISHYAPDCPAGAAYREIAVFVGEWN; encoded by the coding sequence ATCGCATTTGCCCACCATAAAGGAGGGACCGGCAAGACGACCTCGTGCCTCAATATCGCGGGGTTTCTCCAGAAGGCAGGGAAGAGAGTCCTGGTCGTGGACAGCGACCCCCAGGCAAATGCAACCTCAGGTCTCGGCATCAGTCCGGGATCCTATCAAAAGAGCATCTACGACCTTTTCATGAGCAGAGTCGAAGGTTACCCCGAGGTAAAACTGCAGGAGACAGTGGTCAAGACCGATTCCGGGATCGACCTCCTCCCTTCCTCCCTCGATCTTGTAGGGGCCGAACCCTACCTCTACTCGGTCGAAGACCGCGCGACCATCCTCAGAGACGCCCTCGCCGGAGGGGCCGCGGACTATGATCTGGTTCTCATCGACACCCCGCCGAGCATGGGCCAGCTCGTCATCAACGGCATGGTCGCGGCAGACCATGTCATCGTCAACCTGGACTCCGGGTTCTTCGCCCTCGGCGGCGTCGCGACGATGAAGGCAATCTTTGGGGACATCGAGGAACATGTGGGCGTGAGCATCAGGCCCGAGATGGCCCTCATCATGTCGAGGGGAGGCTCGCAGGAGAGGCCCGGAGGATTCTTCTCCCGGATGAGACGCCGGTTCACACAGAACCATGAAAACGAGGATAGAAAAGATCCGGTCGAGGCCGAGGCGTCCAGAACATTTCTCAGAGTGGAGAAGATCCCCTTCTCCCCTGAAATCCCTGAGGCCCAGGAGCACGGGCTCCCGATCTCCCATTATGCGCCGGACTGTCCTGCCGGTGCGGCGTACCGGGAGATTGCGGTCTTTGTAGGTGAGTGGAACTGA
- a CDS encoding ligand-binding sensor domain-containing protein gives MRRALILAVFICITLSLPASADLTIFLPSYGGLSSTQVHDCVNGPEGEVVFATSDGLSFYDGANWTTYHAPKGYMPEWLSSDTVLSIEYGPEGALWIGTTLGLQTLDGHTFRNIADQHRLKNPAVIGLQRWDDAMWIETRNSGVHRVEGENWTWYKPFRPGSPASYDLEDMALDPMDRLLYCLSHDGLWAIGENVSAGFHPVTLNGMPLSGYDGVRTDPFGGVYLFNSTEVVHLGPAGRLTRVLLSSDLGTGVRSIRDLSPAPDGALWLATDRGIFCWADGGVAGEIDRADGIWSPVVKKVFVDCGGRCWYSTSTAVGYYSPENTTLIPITFERPARGT, from the coding sequence ATGCGCCGAGCTCTGATCCTCGCCGTCTTCATCTGCATTACCCTCTCTCTCCCGGCATCTGCAGATCTGACGATCTTCCTCCCTTCCTATGGAGGTCTGTCGTCCACTCAGGTCCATGACTGCGTGAACGGGCCCGAGGGCGAAGTGGTCTTTGCGACCTCAGACGGCCTCTCTTTTTATGACGGAGCAAACTGGACGACCTATCACGCGCCAAAGGGATATATGCCCGAGTGGCTCTCTTCGGATACCGTGCTCTCGATAGAATATGGGCCCGAGGGTGCGCTCTGGATCGGGACGACTCTCGGCCTCCAGACTCTGGACGGTCATACTTTCCGGAACATTGCCGACCAGCACCGGCTCAAGAACCCGGCGGTCATCGGGCTGCAGCGCTGGGACGATGCGATGTGGATCGAGACGCGAAACAGCGGTGTTCACCGCGTGGAAGGTGAGAACTGGACCTGGTACAAGCCTTTCAGACCAGGGTCGCCGGCAAGTTACGACCTGGAAGACATGGCACTCGATCCCATGGACCGTCTCCTCTACTGTCTCTCCCATGACGGTCTCTGGGCGATAGGAGAGAATGTCAGTGCCGGATTCCATCCGGTTACGTTGAACGGCATGCCGCTTTCAGGTTACGATGGGGTCAGGACCGATCCCTTCGGCGGGGTCTATCTCTTCAACAGCACGGAGGTGGTCCACCTCGGTCCTGCAGGGAGACTAACACGGGTGCTTCTCTCTTCTGACCTGGGAACCGGTGTCAGGTCTATCAGAGATCTCAGCCCCGCGCCTGACGGGGCGCTCTGGCTTGCGACTGATCGCGGGATCTTCTGCTGGGCGGACGGCGGTGTTGCCGGAGAGATCGATCGGGCGGACGGCATCTGGTCTCCGGTCGTCAAGAAGGTCTTTGTGGACTGCGGGGGGCGCTGCTGGTACTCGACGTCGACTGCAGTCGGATATTATTCTCCCGAGAATACGACCCTGATACCCATCACCTTTGAAAGGCCGGCGAGGGGTACGTGA
- a CDS encoding chemotaxis protein CheA yields the protein MADMEDYKELFVVESRESNETIAQALLTLEECNDRETIDEIFRSAHTIKGASASMGYMNLEKLCHTMEDVFDLIRNGKVVASAPLIDVFLGCTDEIEALLDSIEGGGDDQGENIEDLVTALDTWKENGNRADASSTEDGEAQRDPAESEAPVDGNARGSGERYRVTVTLVPECSMKDVRAMIALSNLGEIGSIISAKPGVEAIEDGNFEDHFEVIFESEAGAEAIQAAISGTDIVSVTVESADAPPAPEKKKEAKQQKSEHHGKTKEIKNIRVDIHLLDQMMNLVEDLVINRGRLKQIAQKNQIKEFDEALSMVGRSVADLQNLMMHIRMIPLSHIFNRLPRVVRDVAQHEGKEVDFIIDGGETELDRSVMDGLNDPLLHLIRNAVDHGIELPEERRAAGKPEKGCLHLTAMRDRDNVVIRIEDDGAGIDVERVRSKAVSKGLMTQEEAAALSEDQVNDLLFSPGFSTAETITDISGRGVGLDVVKAAIESMKGSINVRSTRGEGTCFELVLPPTMAIVEVMMVRINGRRCAIPISNVVEVAILKKDAVHRVGSSQVILLRDEVLPIHLLGDMFGGSNHGEVLVVLQYGSKKCGIVADVVEGQQEVVVKPLSTLIGSCPGVGGVTIPGDGEVVPVLDVNTMI from the coding sequence ATGGCTGATATGGAGGATTATAAAGAACTCTTTGTGGTGGAGTCCAGGGAGAGCAACGAGACCATCGCTCAGGCGCTCCTGACACTGGAAGAGTGCAACGACCGGGAGACCATCGACGAGATCTTCAGGTCGGCCCATACCATCAAGGGCGCCTCGGCGTCGATGGGCTACATGAACCTGGAAAAACTCTGCCACACGATGGAGGACGTCTTCGACCTCATCAGGAACGGCAAAGTCGTGGCGTCCGCACCGCTCATCGATGTTTTCCTCGGGTGTACCGATGAGATCGAAGCCCTGCTCGATTCGATCGAGGGTGGCGGCGACGATCAGGGTGAGAATATCGAGGATCTGGTCACGGCCCTCGATACCTGGAAGGAGAACGGGAACCGGGCGGATGCATCCTCCACCGAGGACGGAGAGGCGCAGCGGGATCCTGCAGAGTCCGAGGCACCTGTGGACGGGAATGCCCGGGGAAGCGGAGAGCGTTACCGCGTGACGGTTACCCTTGTCCCCGAGTGTTCGATGAAAGATGTCCGCGCCATGATCGCCCTCTCGAACCTGGGTGAGATCGGCAGTATCATCTCTGCCAAACCAGGAGTGGAGGCGATCGAGGACGGCAACTTCGAGGACCACTTTGAGGTCATATTCGAGAGCGAGGCCGGAGCCGAGGCGATCCAGGCGGCCATCTCCGGGACCGATATCGTCAGCGTCACCGTGGAGTCGGCGGACGCGCCCCCCGCACCCGAGAAGAAGAAAGAAGCCAAACAGCAGAAATCCGAACACCACGGGAAGACCAAGGAGATCAAGAACATCAGGGTGGACATCCACCTCCTCGACCAGATGATGAACCTGGTCGAGGACCTGGTCATCAACCGGGGCCGCCTTAAACAGATCGCTCAGAAGAACCAGATCAAGGAGTTCGACGAGGCCCTCAGCATGGTCGGCCGTTCGGTGGCCGATCTCCAGAACCTGATGATGCACATCAGGATGATCCCGCTGAGCCATATCTTCAATCGTCTCCCGAGGGTCGTCCGTGACGTGGCCCAGCATGAAGGCAAGGAAGTGGACTTCATCATCGATGGTGGGGAGACCGAACTGGACCGGAGCGTCATGGACGGGCTCAACGATCCCCTCCTGCACCTGATCCGGAATGCCGTCGACCACGGGATCGAACTTCCCGAGGAGCGCAGGGCTGCCGGAAAACCAGAGAAAGGTTGTCTCCACCTCACGGCGATGCGAGACCGCGACAATGTCGTCATCAGGATCGAGGACGACGGCGCGGGGATCGATGTCGAGAGGGTCAGGTCAAAGGCAGTCTCAAAGGGGCTGATGACTCAGGAAGAGGCCGCCGCTCTCTCAGAAGATCAGGTCAACGATCTCCTCTTCAGTCCGGGCTTCTCGACCGCCGAGACGATCACCGATATCAGCGGTCGCGGGGTCGGCCTGGACGTCGTGAAGGCCGCCATCGAATCGATGAAGGGTTCGATCAATGTCAGGTCCACCCGGGGAGAGGGAACCTGTTTTGAACTGGTCCTGCCGCCGACGATGGCCATTGTCGAGGTGATGATGGTCAGGATCAATGGCCGGCGGTGTGCGATCCCGATCAGTAACGTCGTCGAAGTTGCAATTCTCAAGAAAGACGCCGTCCACCGGGTCGGAAGCAGCCAGGTGATCCTCCTCCGCGACGAGGTGCTCCCGATCCATCTGCTCGGCGACATGTTTGGTGGATCCAATCATGGAGAGGTTCTTGTGGTCCTCCAGTATGGTTCCAAGAAATGCGGTATCGTGGCCGATGTCGTCGAAGGGCAGCAGGAAGTCGTCGTCAAACCGCTCAGCACGCTCATCGGGAGCTGTCCGGGCGTGGGTGGCGTCACTATTCCTGGTGACGGCGAAGTCGTCCCGGTCCTTGACGTGAATACAATGATCTGA